The Anas acuta chromosome 1, bAnaAcu1.1, whole genome shotgun sequence genome segment GGGAGTGCCACAACGTCACCCAGAACCCGCTGGGCCACTACCTCTGCCACAATTGTCACTTTGACCTGGTGAGCAGGGCCACCAACGTGGGGGGGGACACACTCTGAGCCCACCCAGCTCCAGATTTGGGGTCAGGAGGTGGCAGTGGGGCTGTCCCGTGTCCTCACTGATGTTCTTCATCTGCAGATGGAGAACAACGGCACCCTCTACTACAGCCACGTCCAGTGAGTAGGGCCGGGGGGGGACAGGTTTCTCCTCACTGGGGTGGCATCTCCTGGCTCCTCTGTGCCACCCCAAAGGGGTTTGATCCCGCACCACATCCCCAGCCGGTGCAGGGATGCCCCAGGGTCTCAGAGCCAGACCCCAGTGGCACTGAGCACCCTCATCCCGCAGGCCCCTGGTGTACACCgtgtccctcctgctccccgccGCATACCTCATCGGCCTCTTCTTCACCCTAAAAACTCACTCGCACATCTACGACATCCACATCAGCGACTGTCACAGTGAGTGACCCCAAACCACGCCATGCCCGGCCTCATGGATGGCTCTCCAACCTCTCCAGGGTGTCCAacccagtattttttttttaaaatttttctcttcccccagtGCCTGGTCACCACCACAGCGCTGTGGTTCACTGGTCCCGCTGGCGGGCACTGGTCATCCTCCTGCTCTCCACCCTCTGCATGTCAGCCTGCGCCGACCTGGCCACGGAGCACATCAGCCCCATCCTCACCAACTCCACCATCTCCCAGGTGAGCGTGGGGATGGTGACGAGCCTGGGTCGGGTGGCTCTGAGGACTGTAGATGGTTCCTCCAGCCCAGGAACCTGCCACGAGCCCCAAAATCCCTATGAGATTAGGGGAGAAGATGCTGAGATGCTCCACGTGCTGGGGAGATGTGGTTGCGCAGGGTTTGGGTATTATTAGGATCGGACCATGCATTGAccccttcttttttcctgcagtaCTTCATCGGTGTCACGGTGTTGGCCATGGTGCCTGAGCTGCCAGAGATTGTCAACGGCATCCAGTTCGCCCTGCAGAACAACCTGAGCTTGAGGTGAGCACGTGGATTTTGGGGTGTCCTCCTCCACTGAAGCCCCATAGCACTGCCAGCGATGGGCTGCCCTACTCCATGGtgccagcagggcagctgcctgcagttATGGGCTCCAAAGTGGGTTTAAAACCACAAGGAATGGGGCCAGAACCAGGTTTTTCTCCACAAATGGGTTCCCTGGGGTGGCTTTGTCCTCACCCCAAAGCTGAGCTcccgggggctgctggagaCCTGGTGCTCAACCCCTCCAACCCCTCTGTCCTCCCAGCATCGAGATTGGGAACTGCATCGCCGTCCAGGTCTGCATGCTCCAGATCCCCATCCTGGTGCTCTTCACCATCTTCTACGTGAGTAGCCCCAGGTGGCCTCCCCtggtggggttggggacacAAGACCCCATGGCAAAtgtcccctccatcccccccaGTGAAGGGGAAGAGGGTTCAGATGCCTCCAGCCTCGGCTGACGTTGTCCCCAGCCTTAGGGACTTGTGGTGGAGGGGACCCAAAGGGACACACGAGCTGCTGTGGGGTTGCGCTGGTTGGCCATAAACCCAAataaacaccccaaaaaaaaatctttgcttcgCAGCCGACTAACTTCACCCTCGTCTTCAGCGACCTCCATGTCTACGCCAGCATGTTCAGCGTGGTGCTGATGAACTACATCTTCATGGATGGCAAATGTGATTACTTCCAAGGTAATGTGAGGCTGCTGTAGGCCTTGGTGTGCCCACTTTCCCTGTGACAATGGGGTGGGGGGCTTCTAGAGCCACATTTGGGGTCACCTCTTGTTGCTTCAAGCCCGGAGTGGCGGTGACTTCACCAGGACTTTGTAAAAAGCCATCTGAGTCCTTTATGGCACACACCAGAAGGCCTTAAAAGAGGCCTTAAACCACCCCAAAAGGCCTTAAAAGTGAGCTCTCTCCCCACCACAGGCAGTAACCCCGTCCCCATCCTGCTCTGTCTCGTAGGCACGGTGCTGGTGATGGTTTACTTCATCCTCCTGGCCGTGTACTTCTTCGCCCCGTCGCCCAGCGGCTGCTGAGGCCTGGACTTGGTGGCCTCCATGTTGGGCCAGCGCCCCCCGGGGCATTTTCCGGCATCTCAGGGACTTGGATCAGATTTTGGAGGTGTTATTTGAAGCCAaagcttctgctgctgtctgttttttcctcccccatGTGGGGGGTGCGAATGGAGCTGCAGTGGTGGGGAAAGGTGGTGGCAACGGGATCGCTGCTGAAACTCCCGAAGCGAGGAGCCTGAAGGCCCCAACTCTTCACAGAAGCATTCCCGGCTCCTATCTACGTGGCTGGGAGGAGAATTGTCCTCGGGGAGGGTCTGGAAGGACATTTCTGGGTGGTCTCGAGGATGGACCCCTCCCCGGGACGTGTTGCACTGGGAGAAGGTGCCTGAGAAGAGCCTCCCCCCATTAGGGCCGGAGCCATCCCGGCTTCCCCATGGCCTGGGGGATCGCGCAGGGCTCCTTGATGGTACCAGAACCACACCAAATGgcttttttcagctgttttgtcATTAAAGCAGTTTTGTATGAATCAGAAACGAGCTCCTCTCTCCTTCAATGAGCTCACAGTGCCCTGTCTGGACCCCTCTGTGCCCACCAAGGAGGTGAGTGGAGCTTTTGGGGTCACGGTGAGGAGCAGGGAGATCCTTCACTGTGTGATGGGTGAAGAGCCACCAGGACGTCCTGAGGGCTGTGTGACCATCCTGGGTCCCTCCTCAGAGGTTTTTTAAATTGGTCAGGGCCACTCCAGGCCCTGAGCTGCTTCCCCTTGGTACTGTGTGGGGTCAGAGGGGGTGGCACCATGATGGGGTCCAGCTCCTGTGAAGGGGAACGCCAGCAGCTGAGGTGAGAGGTACAAAGTGGGTAATTTGGACAGATTGTTTAATTATCAGAGCTTGGAAGGGAGGAAAACCCtcccaaaaaaacaccacccaaGCAGGCACCGCAGCTCCTGTGCTTCTCAGCCCCTTgtggctccccagggatgtttGAACCCTGCACGAGAAGCAGGAGGGGAGCAGTGCTCAAAGGTCCTGTGGCAGAGGGAGAAATTGGGCTGAAAACAGACTAAAGggggacaggcagcagcctgggatCTGCCTCCTGCCCAGAAAGGGGGTGTGTGCTGGCTTTTGTGGCTGGAGATGTTGCTTTGAGGTCTTCCTTTTCCCAGTACAGCATCAGTTTGGGAAATCCTATCCTTAATGTGATGTCTGGGAAGGTTCCTGTGTGAGTATTGAgtctgctggtggcagcagatGGACTCGAGCATGGGGCAGTAGGGaaacttcagaaagaagtgGGATGGGAGGGCAGAAGCTGATTACAGCAGGTAGATTCTCCTGTGTCTCATCTGAGCGTCTCTCCTGTGTCCCCTTGGGTGAGCAGTGACTGTGGGGATGCCCCAGAGACCCCCCATCAcctcctctccacctcctctcctTAGCTCCAGCGGGGGAGCTgagccccttcctcctctctcagGTCCATGTCAGTGATCCCTGGAGCACAGAGGACGAGGAGGCAGCTGGAGCTGAAGTCACTTCAAGGAGGCAGCTTGAGCAGAGGTGGTTTGAATCATCCTCTGTGATGATGGGAAGCCTCCtttgagggagggaagggagaaaaccAACAGCTGGATCATCAGCCTGGTTCATTAAAACCTCCCCAGCTCACCCACAGGCTACAGGACAAAGATCCAGTGCAGGCATCCAGTTCTGGGGGGTGAAAGCCATGGAGTTCAGGCCAGAAGAGGGAGCTGGAGGTGGGGAGAAGTCCACCTTGACCACCACCAGCCCAGAAGCTTGCTGCAGAAGAGGAcagggcaggagagcagggccaAATCTTGCCAGCTTGCTGAGAAAACATCCAGAGAGCACAAAATGCCCATCTTGGAGTTGTGCTGCCCAACCTTTATTGGGCTTGGTCTGGACAAAAATAGCAAGTAAGACTTAGGGACAGATCTACAGCCAAAAACTGGAAGGGTTTAACAGCAGGGCATGAGGTGACACTGCCAGTGGCTGCACCCAAAGATGGGTGTTGGATTTAGCAGGCAGTGCAGGGCAGGTTAATGAGGTGAAGTCAAGGCCAGGGTTTATTTCAACAGAAGTGTAATCTGTTAAAAGCCTGCGGAACTGAACCTTTGTCTTAGCTGATAGAAGGGGAATGGATTGGGAAAAGctggtttgggtttttctttaaaaaagaaaaaaggggcaCTTTAAAAATGATCTGTAAAGAGGGAGTTTGTATGAACCTGGTGCAAGCAGGTGGAGCTCAGAGGAGGAGGGCACAGTAAATGGAGCAGAGGAAGACAAGGGACAGACACATCCCTtctcctgctggggcagagaTGGATGTTTATAGGGTGAGGGATGTTCTctcactttctctttttaatgctGCCTTTCCTGGAAGGACAAACATTCCCATCCTCAGACCAAAAAGTGAACAAGGGAATGCTCCAGCATGTaggagggaggaaagcaaaaaaaatcacaggtaaGTGGTGGAGAATCAGATTTTGGAAGCCAgatgggggtttgggggaacCTGAACCAGTGTCACAGAGTGGCCCTGGCTTTGTGCAGCTTCCTTAGGGTCTGAGGGCTGTAGGGGAGCCCCAGCTCTTGCAGCCTCTCCTTgggctccccccagcctcctcttgTACCGTTCACCCTCTTTGAAGCAAAATcttccccccccagcaccccaagtAAACTACACAGCAGTCCAGTAAGTGGTAACTTTTAACTGGTCTTCCAAGCAACCCTTTCAATATGAAAAGGccaaaaacacagacacaggTGCTTCGACTCGACACACACAGCACCAGAACTGCTGCACGGGCTGAGACTCGCTCAGCGCCTCCTCGTGCAACCTTCTGGCCCCCTTCCGAAGCTCAAAGAGGCTGGGAACGTGCCCACAAAACACATGCAGAGCCTTCAAAGGGCAgcagttctcttttttttttttatagaggGAGAGCTCAGCTGGGCGGCACCCAGAGCAAAAAGAACAGGGCAGCTGTCATTCTGCAGTGAATGGCCTCGGGTAGGTACAGCTCGTGTGGAAATGCTAAGGTGGATGTGCCCCATGGAAGCGTGAGGGCTGACATTCATGAAGCTTCCCCAGCCCACCCCCCCTGTTAGATTTGCAAGCGGGTGCTGATGAGGATGGCATGAATTAGTCCcagagagtatttttttttgattaacgGCGGGGATTTCGAGCTCCATAAATTAAAAAGGGGGATTTCCGACAACTGAAAGTAAAAATTTCTAGAAAGGCATCGATGTATTTGCTGAGTAAGGCGTTGAGCAGCTTCCTCTCCGTGGTTTTAGTGAGACCATCTGCAGTATCCATAAAtagggggaggggaaggggcctTTTTTTGGCCACGGGGCAGAAGCACGAGCTGGTCTCATTTTAGTCGCTCCACCAGTCCCTGCGTCAGTCCAAGGTGCAAGAGCTGAGCTCTGGAGAGAGTTGCTAGGCGAGGGAAGTAGCTGAGGAGCTTCTCCCACGACAGTTCCAGCAGGCTGGGCACCACCAGCCACATTTTGAAGAGGGAGCCAGTCCGTTTGTTTTCGTGGATGTTGACCACCCCGCCGTGAACGTACATACAGCCAGcctggaggggagagggaaattAGAAGGGGCACAGACAAGCAGAAATGGCAAACCAGAAGGTATGAAGCATGAAACCATCAGGAAAAATCAGGATTTGACTTCCTTTGTGTGCCTCAGTGAAGGTGTCACCACCTGAGCCGCTCTCTCTGGGCTCCTTTCAAAGCTGAGGGGAGGAATCTGAGTGCTGAGGGCATGCTCCTCTCACCCTGAAGCACAAATCCAGCAGCTTAGGGCTTCACTCAGTGTTTTGTTAGGTGAATTCTACCCCAAGGAATCAATTTTAGGACTGGGGCAAAGTGATGATAACTTATTATACAACCATacttacatttcagaaaatatatttagctAAAGCctcaaaaaaacacacaaagagaTGCTCTGTTCCCTCTgctggctcagcagcacaaCACCAGCCTGCTCCAGGAATCACACAAAGGTAGAGAGACGGGAAAAGCTTGGCTGCTGGCCTGCTCTGAGTGgcattttttttggtgtacagaaaaagaaagggcagtcctgctcccagcacctaCCTTTTTCTTGGTAAATGCGTTAAACCAGTCTAGATTTCCCAGAAAAACCTGCATTTATAACAACCTCTAAACGAGATGGTGACTGTTAAAACAAAAGGAGCCTGAGCATCTCGTCCTCTTGTTTCCCTGAGGTGATGATTAGGTACAGGAGGCCGAAGTCACAGGTAAATGCACTTCATGGTGCCTGTCAGTCACACCTCGCTCTGCTTCAAGATACTGCAAAAAGCACttaatttcctctcttttccacAGAAGGATGCTCATCTTCCAACCCTAGCTGTGCTCTGGAGGCCAAATTCAGGGCCAGAACATTTACTTGGGGGagtatttgtgtattttgtttttttttttgtgtgtgttttttcccttttgcaaaCAGGAATTGATGCTCACACACCGAATTACTTCCTGGGGCTAGAGCTAATGCAGTTTAAAAGCTAAAATCCCACATCGCTGCTTTCAGAAACTCTGTGCTACAGCTCTTCAAACAGAAGCAGTCGGTGTAGTAACCTCAGAGCAGCTCTCAGCCCCCCTCAAGATGCTGCAGCCAGGTGGTAACAGCTGCTCAGCTCCGTCTGCAGCCCACGCAAGCGGCAGGGAGCTTGGACAAACGCCCTGAACTTGAGCAAGCAGTGAGTCACTTACCGGTGTGACGGCAGCACAGTGGAAATACACGGGTTCAGGCATGGCAGCTGGCAGCTTGACCCACTGGAAAGTCTGCAGGTTCAGCTTCCAGACGTCTCCCAGAATCACTTCTCCGTTATAGCCCCCGCAAACGAACACATCTGCAGGAGAGAGGAAAGCCGCAGTGCTTACATCCCGCGGGAATCACAAAATGTGCTGCAGGTGAGGCACCTTGCTAAACAGTTTTAGGATCACCACTGAGGTTGTCTCAGCACAAGCTCTCAACACCTCCCAAGTCAGTCCCACCCCACTGAGGCCACTTCCCAGCCTGTGAACCCAGCCCACTGCGGCAGATGAAGGGATGAGTGCCTCTGAGAAGCAGGAATTCACGATGATTCCAGGAATTCGGGATGATTTCTGCTTTaaggagctgcagcaagccCTAACCTGCCTCAATTCAGAGCTTCGAGCTGATTCCAGGGTTTGTAAACCCCCAGGGATTGATCACAGCCCTGGCCCCAGGCTGTTGTGCACCAGGGCCAGGTCCTCAGCTCCTGGCTTTCTGTACAAGTTCTGAACTCTGAGACCTGTACGATGCTGCTGAAGGTGGCTGGAAGcatcccccagctcctgccttaCTTTTTTGCCACGTTTAGCACTCCTAAGAAATGTTATCTGCTACAACGCTCTTCTGCGAGGCTCAGCACATTTAAACATCCAGCATTCAGTAGtagaaaatggttttaaaaagaaGGATCAACTCTCTAACTACTTCTTCAGTCCCTTATGAGCTGTGTATTATTTATCGAGGTTGGGAAAATGCATTCTTTGGGACAATGAGGCTATGGAAGAGGTTCAAACCCTGCTTTAGAGGTCCAAAGGGGACAACTGAAGCAGACTGCACGTGCACGGCCCTCTTTAAGCTGTGCTTCAAGGAGCACTGTGCAAGTTCTGTACAGTGGGAACATCTGGAGGATTGAAATGAGGAGCAAAAGGCTCTGCTAAGCCTCAGCTCCCAGGACTTGGCCCCACTTTGACTTTCACAGCAAACTGCACAGCACACAGGTGAGTCACCTGTAAAAGAAGCATCCTTCAAACCCCCATGTAAGCTCAGCACCAAGAAGCTGCAAAGTATCACGGACACTCATGGCTAAATCTCATGCTATCGGGCTAAAACGCATGATATTTTACATGATATTTTACGAAGGAAACCTGTAGGTTGTACAAAATCCTGCCAAATTCCAGACAGGGACAGCACCGTGCATTTCAGGAGTGAATCTGCCTACAAAATCAAGCTCCCTCATATGAAGAGTGGTGTTAATTAGGTGGTTTAAGGCTGTTAACAGGAAAGAAATCCTCTTCCAGAAAAGATACGCGTGCCCTGCAGTTCCCTCAAACGTGGTTTGTCACTGCTAGGCTGTATCAAGATGTACCAATTTTTAGCAGGCAGGCTTTACCGTTTTTTATCTGAACACAGCTATGGCATCTTCGGGCTGCTGGGAAGCctgagaggggggaaaaaaaaagaaaaaggtatcaACTCTAACTGCTTTTGAAGTGCTGATACAAGTGGTGGTTTTACCTCAACATATAATCAAGGACAAGAATCCCTTTTTCATTGATAAGGGCTTCTGCTTCCCTGCAATCACAGGTCTAACATCTCTAATTTAGCAATTGGCTGTTTCAGGAGGTTTGGCCTCTATTTGCTCTCCAGGGAAGAACGATGTGCCAGCATTTCGCTCCCCACAGCCTCCAGCTCTCCCTTCTGGCTTTTCAGGGAGACTCTCACCGCTAACCAAGCCAGCACCTGGTCCCTCAGAGGGAGCAGAAATGGGCAGCAAGGGAGAGAAGCCAAATAAACTTCTCCTGGGTTAGTTCTCACTGCTAAAACTATAAAGGAGCAGGGTCCTGAAGCCAGTTTAAGTCATGACTACAACAAGGCTTCAAGGAAGGCTTTCAGACTGCCACctaacagcatttttaaaactttctggTTTAAAGATGATGACTCGTGACATTTCCAGACTCACCGACTTTTTCATGAGGTTTCGTGGCAATTTCCTCCCAGGTGTTGGTCTCAAGGTTGTACGCGTGGATCTGAAGGAACAAAGAGGAGCCGTGAGTCCTTCCTGGCTCTGCCAGCACGACGATGACGCAGCTGCAGGGTGACAGAACTAGACTCTGACCCGGGGAGCCACTATAAATAACACCCCTGGTTCATCAAGTGTAAAAATGAACATAGCTAATGCAGCCGGTGACTAAGCAGGTATCAAATCACCTTCAAAACCTACCAGCTTTCCTCCTCAACTTTGCTATTTTGTCTAAAGCTGGACAAAAAGAATATTGcttctaggaaaaaaaggaCCAATAAAGCCCACACCCTCCTTTTCTCAGGGGTATTTAGAAATGTTTAGCTCATACTGCacctaaggagaaaaaaatgcagagaatgaAGCGGAAAAGTCACGGTAACTTCTACAGTTTCAACTTTTTTTGGAAGTGGAGCGCTATTTAAAGCCTCCTCATTTATCACCTCACCGTTCCAAGATGAATTCACTCTTTCCTCCCCAAATTTTAACGGGGAGAAATGTTTACCACAAGAGAGGAAATTAAACCTTAGGATTAAGGGAGAAGACGAGAAAAGAGTCACCACATCaatattcaaattaaatatcaaggaaataatttctttggCATTCTCCTGTTTTGGCACAACTATAGGATTTAGAGAGAAGTCCTGAgagtttttaaacaagaatcTTTGttaacagagctgcagaaacaaAGCTAATCTGCAGATCTGTGTTGTAATTGGACAACATagatttatcatttttaagTCCTGCTCCCAGTAATTACTTTAAAGCAGttaatttttagaaaaacactCTTCAGAGAGATGAAGTGACTGCACTCTTTATGTTTCACTGCAGAAAATCTCCTGTTGAGGCAAGCCCTGCAGGTTTCTGATCATTTTACCTTATCTAAGGAATAAGCTGTCCAGGAAGTTCCACCTCCCAGGATATAAATCCGCTGACCATCATGCGCGATTTCATGTCTGTACCTGCAGGTGCAGAGATGGACATTGAGCAGCAGAAGGAATTGGTGCAAGCGAGcaagaaaaaagctttctggAAACACTACCCAATTTGAGTGGTTTGAGGAGGCATCCCAAGCCTGCCCATGCTGTGCCAGTCCCTCAGGCTGCCAGTTTTCAGATGTGGAAGCTTTCGTGAGCAACCCAAGCAGCACCCAAGCCCCCTCCTCTGGTCTGGCAccacccagcacagagcagtgcctggcaggagctgcacaCCCCATCCCTACATCCCCCTGCCTTCCAGACCCAGGAGATTCACAGACACTGCTCTAAAAGTGCTCAGCAGCCCATCCAAGCTCTCTGAGCTTCTCAGTCCCAGTAAAAGTGGAGACTCCCCAGCCTAAAAGCTCCCCAGACCGACAGCTCCTCACCTCTCCTCTGGCATGTCGCAGGACATGTTGTTTGGTTTCAGCTGGATCCACTCCCTCGTGTTGAGGTCTAGCTTGTGCAGGTCAGTGCTGTAGATGTAACCGGTCGTCCCACCAAACACGTACAAGGAGCCGTTGATGATGGCCATGGCCTGTGAGGTGACGGAGAGAAAACAgttaggaaggaaggaaacgtGGCAGCAGCGTCTGAAAAAGAATTCCCATCCTCCTGAAGCGAGGCATTGCCTGCAAAGCTCTGCCCTTCATATACCTTCTGATGAATTTGAGGGTAAAcgaagaaaatacacaaaatatagCAGGGTTTCTGTAGCATCCTGGTCACAAAATGAGTACCTAAAAggtacaggaagaaaaaactcccaaggggaaaaggaagcagaGGCTAGAGGAGAAAGCTGGGGCACGAGGCAGGGAAGAAAGCACAAGAGCTTgaattttgtaagaaaaatccTTGTTTTGGTTTCATCAGGGAGAGCAGTGTCATGGCAACACTAACATTCCTGGAAAGAGTTTCTAAAACCCAGCAGAGAGGTTTCTTAGCAGAAGCCTCAGTGATGCTCCCTTACAGCCCACAACTGGTACACCGAGCCCTTTGCAAGGCCAGGCCTGATCCTCACAATCAGGAGCTGGCATTCGGACTGGCTCACAACGCGCCAGGAGCTGTAGTGAAAGGAATCCTCTGAATCCTCTGTAACTGCAAGAGTGGAGAGCTCTAAAAGCcaaggggagaaggaagggaaagagtgTTCAAAGCTTCGTGGAGAACGCAGGGAGATACAGGACTGGACTTCccagaaaggcagaagaaatggCACGAAATACTGtggaagcagcagaaggtgccaaaaagattaaaaaaggaagagagaagcaaaaagcCACAGAAGAGACACGTCTGAGCAGCGAGCCAGATGAGCCAAGAGGAGTTGCCACGAGAGTGGATCTAGGTTTTCGTGCTGTATTGGACATCAAGCTCATTCGGGACACCACAGACAGTTTGAAAAGTTgctattttaatgcaaataattCCTATTAAGcgttgttttcatttatatttggTATTTTAAAGGCTCTGAGGAGGCTACAGAGCAACTCCAGAAACCACCAGCTAATGCTTGTGTCTGATGTACCTTTTAATTCAACTGCATCTGGCCTTTAGTTAAATTTGGGGTTTTTAAACTGCAAGATTCTTGgagatttcaaaagaaaataagttttcaagCTCTGGCCCCTGCTGCAGGACATGACGTAGCGTACtcaggcacacacacaccatgCTGTGCCTCCTACCTGGCCGTAGATTCGATTGGGTTTCTTCCCTCGGCAGCTGAGCAGGGCCCATCTCTTGTATTTGACGTTGCAGACGTGGACGTCGTTGCCGTTGCTCTCCCCAAAAGGGATCCCGGTGCCCCCGAACACCAGCAGGTTGTTGCCGTGCAGTACGACTGGGAAAGACAGAGCAGAGAGAATTGTTGCTGCGAGACCGGGCTCCGTTCAGCTACCCTACAACTCACACCACACATTCACGGCCTTGAAACGCTCTAAAAGAGAAAGAACGCAAGCTAAAACCATGGAAACCAAGGGCTCGGTTTTAAAAACAACCAGTGAACAAAGAGAGATCTATTTTTGGGTGCTGAGATGGCTGCACCAAGCACCTGTCCACCGAAAACACAGCGGCCTCGCAGCTGTTAAGCTGAATTCCCAAAGAGTCCCTCTTGCTGttgaagtttttttcttcctcttggcCTCAGCcccagagaagaggaagaaaaaccaaaaaaaacaacccaaactcATGGCCTACGTGGACAAGAGATGGAAACAGGACCCAAATTTGTGGCTTATGTGTACAAGAGATGGAAACAGGACCCAAATTCGTGGCTTACGTGTACAAGAGATGGAAATAGGGCCCAAACTCATGACTTACTTGTACAAGAGATGGAAATAGGACCCAAACTCGTGGCTTACGTGTACGAGAAATGGAAACTAGACCCAGATTTCCCAGTTCTTGCCTGGTTTTGCATGCCACCCGTTAAAGCAGCTTCAGGAGTTGATGCCTAGGCATCGCGTTTCCATACGTACGTGACATGGAGGCCAGCTCCCTGGGCATGTAGCCTTCCGTGCCCATCTGATGCCAGGTGTCCGTGGCAAAGTTGTAGCGCCAGAGCTCCCTGAAGAGCGGGTAGTCCTCATTCTCCGGCCCACCGGACTCGTCGTAATCAGGGTTGTAGCCTCCAAACACGTAGAGGTTGGCGTTGTCGGCCACGCACCGGTGTCCGCTCCTTGCCGGGGGAGATCTGTGACCTGGAgggcaaagagaaagaaaaattttagGGGGATGGCTGCGGCCAGGCTTGTGGGTGAGGGTCAGGACCACGGTGGTCTGCAGTGGGCCCACA includes the following:
- the KLHDC10 gene encoding kelch domain-containing protein 10; the protein is MAAAAGGGGGRRGEDEEEEEKGGGREPRGAAGGELLNRFVQLPGRPQPAGHRSPPARSGHRCVADNANLYVFGGYNPDYDESGGPENEDYPLFRELWRYNFATDTWHQMGTEGYMPRELASMSLVLHGNNLLVFGGTGIPFGESNGNDVHVCNVKYKRWALLSCRGKKPNRIYGQAMAIINGSLYVFGGTTGYIYSTDLHKLDLNTREWIQLKPNNMSCDMPEERYRHEIAHDGQRIYILGGGTSWTAYSLDKIHAYNLETNTWEEIATKPHEKVGFPAARRCHSCVQIKNDVFVCGGYNGEVILGDVWKLNLQTFQWVKLPAAMPEPVYFHCAAVTPAGCMYVHGGVVNIHENKRTGSLFKMWLVVPSLLELSWEKLLSYFPRLATLSRAQLLHLGLTQGLVERLK